The following proteins are encoded in a genomic region of Alnus glutinosa chromosome 8, dhAlnGlut1.1, whole genome shotgun sequence:
- the LOC133876054 gene encoding uncharacterized protein LOC133876054, with protein MNLPRTKSATATAMLLVSLFVTVCILLSCTDRSALYVGMLPFVGVALMATLVIVVARAAMVAWITVLVLLAFSGKRRRVLAQHGREITADVAVHLVRVVFRERGLAAVVCAAIVSLMTMVPIKEAE; from the coding sequence ATGAACCTGCCTAGAACCAAAtcagcaacagcaacagcaatGTTGTTGGTCTCCCTCTTTGTAACCGTCTGTATCCTCTTGTCCTGCACTGACCGGTCAGCCCTCTACGTGGGGATGCTGCCTTTCGTGGGGGTGGCTTTGATGGCGACATTGGTGATAGTGGTGGCCCGTGCCGCCATGGTGGCATGGATCACAGTGCTGGTGCTGCTAGCCTTTTCTGGAAAGCGTCGCCGTGTACTGGCTCAACACGGCAGGGAGATCACCGCTGATGTTGCGGTGCACTTGGTCAGGGTTGTATTCAGAGAAAGAGGCCTTGCTGCGGTGGTTTGTGCAGCAATTGTGAGCCTCATGACCATGGTTCCCATTAAAGAGGCTgaataa
- the LOC133874487 gene encoding protein JOKA2, whose product MEFGKVIKVKFGDTLRRFSAPLDPLNGGLDLDMAGLRAKILGLFNFPPDTDFTLTYVDEDGDVVTLVDDEDMRDMMRQSLKFLRIDVQLSNDKGGKTYDGSSGSSTPLRSPQVQRTFPIKTGSVKVIKSLPQALREQLSPEVQHPFPNIKAGGVEVLPVPQLLREPLSKLCLDMASKAASSPVPAELLDFFLKIGQSYLNVDSHTHTGAESSCTQDVAGGSNDTKDGVVEEVMPKSVSVDSASKNICDVNTGNVTMGVGAPVTPLPASVDLNLPPSDSNPSGVRIVKSAPVASNVPAGDHWKVTKHSHGLKSFGCDVSASSSDPTRPSQTTNTSGNIPMSLCPFTGLPMVHASAMPFANHPFKRSHSHTASMGGMFHKGIQCDGCGVHPIIGPRFKSKVKEDFDLCSICFSEMGNETDYTRMDRPVSFRHARSFKGLHEQANAPWAGAPVLPHDLYRGCGTKLGRPRLDSRFIQDVNVIDGTVMAPSTPFTKIWRMRNNGSLIWPRGTQLVWIGGDRYSDVPSVELEIPANGVPMDQELDIAVDFTAPASPGRYMSYWRMASQSGQKFGQRVWVLIQVDASLTDSLCDSLEGLNLNLPPVGSKGPEITGVNVQPAIDGELLQPCNSNIATEPIEPVVDEQPKKDHDLNFPINDALLVGHGISSSATPEAVSYPIVDFSEVVLAVPNQAPSNATGAASHEQSPTPRAPTLVPSKVVVASTSDQGVEETLLKELEEMGFKQVDLNKEILRINEYNLEQSVDHLCGVSEWDPILEELQEMGFHDNYRNKRLLMKNNGSIKRVVMDLISGEKA is encoded by the exons ATGGAGTTCGGGAAGGTGATCAAG GTTAAATTTGGAGATACTCTTAGGCGCTTTAGTGCTCCTCTTGATCCTCTAAATGGAGGACTGGATCTTGACATGGCTGGATTGAGGGCAAAGATCCTCGGTCTCTTCAATTTCCCTCCTGATACTGATTTTACCCTAACATATGTGGATGAAGATGGTGATGTAGTAACACTTGTTGATGATGAGGATATGCGTGATATGATGAGGCAGAGCCTGAAATTCTTGAGGATCGACGTACAATTGAGCAACGACAAAGGTGGTAAAACATATGATGGTTCAAGTGGAAGTTCTACCCCATTAAGATCTCCTCAAGTCCAACGGACATTTCCAATTAAGACTGGTTCTGTTAAAGTTATAAAGTCTCTGCCGCAGGCACTACGTGAACAACTTTCTCCTGAAGTCCAGCATCCATTTCCAAATATTAAAGCTGGTGGTGTTGAAGTTTTGCCAGTGCCACAGCTGCTGCGTGAACCACTTTCGAAGCTTTGCCTTGACATGGCTTCTAAAGCTGCCTCCAGTCCAGTGCCTGCTGAGCTGCTTGACTTTTTCTTGAAGATAGGACAGTCCTACCTGAATGTGGATTCCCACACTCATACTGGTGCAGAATCTTCATGCACACAGGATGTGGCTGGTGGTTCAAATGATACAAAGGATGGTGTCGTGGAAGAAGTTATGCCGAAGTCTGTATCTGTTGACTCAGCATCCAAAAACATTTGTGATGTGAACACTGGAAACGTGACAATGGGTGTGGGGGCACCAGTGACCCCTCTTCCTGCTTCTGTTGATTTGAATCTCCCTCCCAGTGATTCTAATCCATCAGGTGTCAGAATTGTGAAGTCTGCACCAGTTGCATCAAATGTTCCTGCTGGAGACCACTGGAAAGTCACTAAGCACAGCCACGGTCTCAAGTCTTTTGGTTGTGATGTCTCGGCAAGTTCGTCTGATCCTACAAGGCCTAGCCAGACTACTAATACAAGTGGTAATATTCCTATGAGTCTGTGTCCATTTACTGGATTACCCATGGTACATGCCTCTGCAATGCCTTTTGCTAACCATCCATTTAAAAGGAGCCATAGTCACACTGCGTCGATGGGCGGTATGTTCCACAAGGGTATACAATGTGATGGCTGTGGGGTTCATCCCATAATTGGACCTCGGTTCAAGTCCAAAGT CAAAGAAGATTTTGACCTTTGCAGTATTTGCTTCTCAGAAATGGGTAATGAGACTGATTACACTAGAATGGACCGCCCTGTGTCTTTTCGGCATGCACGGTCATTCAAGGGATTACATGAGCAA gcGAATGCTCCTTGGGCTGGTGCCCCTGTATTGCCACATGATCTGTATAGAGGTTGTGGAACTAAGCTTGGTCGTCCTAGGCTAGATAGTCGCTTCATTCAAGATGTCAATGTGATCGATGGTACTGTGATGGCCCCATCTACACCATTTACTAAGATTTGGCGGATGCGTAATAATGGAAGTTTAATATGGCCAAGAGGAACACAACTTGTCTGGATTGGAGGAGACCGATATAGTGATGTACCTTCAGTTGAGTTAGAG ATTCCTGCAAATGGTGTGCCCATGGATCAGGAGCTTGACATTGCAGTTGACTTCACTGCACCTGCATCTCCTGGTCGATACATGTCATACTGGAGGATGGCTTCACAATCCGGTCAAAAGTTTGGGCAGCGTGTTTGGGTTCTTATCCAG GTTGATGCTTCCTTGACGGACTCACTTTGTGATAGCCTTGAAGGTTTGAACTTGAATCTTCCCCCTGTCGGGTCTAAAGGCCCTGAAATTACAGGTGTGAATGTTCAGCCTGCTATAGATGGTGAACTTCTCCAGCCTTGCAACTCGAACATAGCCACAGAACCAATAGAACCAGTTGTTGACGAGCAGCCTAAAAAGGACCATGATCTGAATTTTCCGATAAATGATGCTTTACTGGTTGGCCATGGCATCTCTTCATCTGCAACACCAGAGGCTGTGTCGTACCCCATTGTTGATTTCTCCGAGGTTGTTCTTGCAGTGCCCAACCAGGCACCATCAAATGCCACCGGAGCAGCTAGCCATGAACAATCCCCCACTCCTAGAGCACCGACCCTGGTGCCATCCAAAGTTGTGGTTGCTTCAACATCAGATCAAGGAGTTGAGGAGACCCTCCTTAAGGAACTCGAGGAGATGGGTTTCAAACAGGTTGATCTGAACAAGGAAATCCTGAGGATAAACGAGTACAATTTGGAGCAGTCTGTAGATCATCTCTGCGGTGTTTCTGAGTGGGATCCAATCCTTGAAGAGTTGCAGGAGATG GGTTTTCATGATAATTATAGAAACAAGAGGCTGCTGATGAAGAACAACGGGAGTATCAAGCGTGTTGTCATGGATCTTATCAGTGGGGAGAAGGCTTAG
- the LOC133876037 gene encoding serine/threonine-protein kinase STY13 produces MESGSRFYSADEFKLDAKWLIDPKHLFVGPRIGEGAHAKVYEGKYKNQTVAIKVVHKGETPEEIAKREARFAREVAMLSRVQHKNLVKFTGACKEPVMVIVTELLLGGTLRKYLLSMRPRSLDRRIAVGFALDIARAMECLHSHGIIHRDLKPENLLLNAEHKTVKLADFGLAREESLTEMMTAETGTYRWMAPELYSTVTLRQGEKKHYNHKVDAYSFAIVLWELLHNKLPFEGMSNLQAAYAAAFKNVRPSAEDLPEELATILTSCWQEDPNARPNFGQIIQMLLNYLYTISPPEPSIPARIFMSENTVLPPESPGTSSLMAVRDDTGDTPKAEMEDKPKGFFFCFNQCY; encoded by the exons ATGGAATCTGGGAGTAGGTTCTACTCAGCTGATGAGTTCAAGTTGGATGCAAAATGGCTGATTGATCCCAAGCATCTATTTGTGGGGCCTAGAATTGGAGAGGGAGCTCATGCCAAAGTGTACGAGGGGAA ATACAAAAACCAGACTGTTGCTATTAAAGTTGTTCATAAAGGAGAAACTCCAGAGGAGATTGCCAAGAGAGAAGCACGGTTTGCAAGAGAAGTTGCAATGTTGTCTAGAGTTCAGCATAAAAACTTAGTGAAG TTTACTGGTGCTTGCAAGGAGCCTGTAATGGTGATAGTTACTGAGCTTTTATTGGGAGGGACACTTCGTAAATACTTGCTGAGCATGCGGCCTAGGTCGTTGGACAGACGCATCGCTGTCGGGTTTGCACTTGATATTGCTCGTGCTATGGAATGCTTGCACTCTCATGGGATCATACACCGCGATTTGAAACCTG AAAACTTACTCCTGAATGCAGAGCACAAAACAGTTAAACTAGCAGATTTTGGTTTAGCAAGAGAAGAGTCATTAACAGAGATGATGACCGCTGAAACTGGGACGTACCGTTGGATGGCTCCAGAG TTGTACAGTACTGTTACATTAAGGCAGGGAGAAAAGAAGCATTATAACCATAAAGTGGATGCCTATAGCTTTGCAATTGTGTTGTGGGAGCTCTTACACAACAAATTGCCTTTTGAGGGAATGTCAAATCTCCAGGCAGCATATGCAGCCGCTTTTAAA AATGTAAGGCCTAGTGCAGAGGACCTCCCAGAGGAATTGGCTACCATTCTAACTTCATGCTGGCAGGAGGACCCGAATGCTCGACCGAATTTCGGCCAAATAATCCAGATGCTGCTTAACTATCTTTACACCATTTCTCCTCCAGAACCCTCAATTCCTGCTCGAATTTTCATGTCGGAGAACACAGTGTTGCCACCTGAGTCTCCTGGTACAAGCTCTTTGATGGCAGTGCGTGATGACACAGGGGA